DNA sequence from the Uloborus diversus isolate 005 chromosome 1, Udiv.v.3.1, whole genome shotgun sequence genome:
ttcaaaatacgttcactttttgcattcgccccgccctttattagaaacctcccctttttgaggggtaagtgctaatggggtgtaagatttattaccctctcattagttcccctcaatgacctccgctggacgtcctttcttctttcctcttttcctaaggctttcgtgaagaatcaagtgcttttgaaagtgaatccatgtagatgcgtgctattagctgttaaattcgcaacatctgcttttttttcaaatttgtggtttgaaaagaaatatatttgaaaggaatatttctgagtcaaattgtttatttacaatataatgaacattgttacaatgctgtcgaatgcgaaaagttgacatttttcaattccagtagaaaaatatttttatatatagattaaatcgtattccagatactgggtattttgcatcgttttacatgtgttttatgttactacaaatggtacacacataaagtgctttccacagctcaacaaacatttttgaaaattatttgtgtctttaagagccagactcgtcaaatttctttagaaggtttgggaggtggaaaattcaattgcggaaaacattccgtacaccaacatactcattaaacacatagaaaatcatgaaaaatatattagcaatttaatataattcagttaatgtaaacgtggtagaattactaagcattgtatgtattagttttaatgacgttttcagccttatgttgccgacaaagctaactaaaatgtgaacaatatagaatgggggttacaagttttcactgttttctattttcattctcagaagctagatcagcattttaatacaatgtagaaaaaattaattacaggcataaaggttttcaggtcacataagcaccccccccccctcccttaaaaaaaaaatcattaaagatcgtcttaaatttcgtttttatggctttaatttcaaaaaatttcgggaagggagtttgtgaaaagtccttctttgaccataaaaaaaaaaagtcgtctaaaattgcatttttggatttcaaaaacctgcatgtccccaacgttattaaagatgtcctacaatcatgtttataacactttaaaaattttgcctcccccccaacatcacactaagactgcgtttttagactatttcgaaaaatttcggggaaagcttccgaactccccgtttcctaacagaattgaagaacctgaaattgtgtttttggcgtttcaagttcaaaaatttgctggtggaagatcacaggacctcttacttacttccaaatactaccagagatcgtctaaaagtgcattttgaaaatttttattttcgagaaaattaaaaggcatagccctcaaacagagtgcttgggaaaatagggagtatttctgagtaaatagtatgcttacgataaagatcatgttaattaaatatagaaatggttccctctcctaaacaagaagctaaatcctttctctcgctgtatttacatattactaggagtcaatagaatggaaaatgtgggatctcaaaaaagatttttgttctatacgaatgaaaattacttgataatcattggattagaacattcattttattctgtgactgaagacaggatacgataatttttcggcacagaagtgcgtaacacagaacttaaaagaaaaagtttgtcttgtttgtctttttttttaattgtgaacccttacttgtacctataattgctttcctaaatgtaagctgttcattttcatttttgtttcaactttatgtatttcctgcaaatctgtttcttgccctttttttattttttattattgattcattaaatgcaagatgcatgaaaacgaggcagagcgataaaaactttaaaatctggcagagcgaggcgttgagattttttttcatctaagtatttcgagatttttttttttttttttcaggcagatatacatgtaggtaatattttcgtgcctcctgagaaaaagtacaacccttaatatttattatgacaactaacgaggatcagacactcacaagacttattagaaaattttaataaaaactcaatgtgttgaagtagaagcactatatacactatatgaccaaaagcattgggacactttcaaaaattcacatgtttagggatttctcgagaaataatagtccaattgctctataatttgtttcgcataaaatgtatactctagttgtcattttccaataaaaattaagtctgctattcatttaggggaccgacaacaaattgagtaaaaaagttttttgataatttttcattgcaaattgctgggaataagctataattttcagaaatgagttaaaaatctatcaaaaacttatttttatatttttgtgaaagtatctcttatacccatggaaatataagcatttctttcaaaaatgcaaaatttttttgaaggttttcgccttatattacgcagagtatttcgtcaaacgttactaaacttttaaaatatttgacagcattttagagaaacataataataaaatttgaagttaaaatattgaaaatttgttgaaatatgaacagttaaagctattaatttttcactgcgcagacacgaaagatagcaatttataacgttcataattcaaagctcagatacatcctacaatccatgaaaaaaattccaccgcaatttctttaaattttaaaaagttatcagcaatctaatgagccgaatttctataattctaggataggcgacgaatggtaaggaattgttagcaaactggcaacactttcctgccatcgttatagagtgattcatgataagaacagattatttgttgctggtcccctaaatgaatagcagacttaattgttattggatttgacgtctggagtatacttttcatgagaaaaaaattacagagcagagagcaattggtcttttattttttgagaaatccgtaaaattgtgaatttttgagagtgtcccaatacttttggtcatatagtgcatgtaatacctcatgtattttgccgaatttagtaactgggaatctgagactctaaaagtgctaggtttagttttattgcaaaatttcaacgcaagatagtttacaaacattgagagtgggggaaggagtgatttttgcctttgagcttggagcagggtgagcacatttgcatacaaagatcagagaaaaatctttaatttttcaaattcaggaaatccttatccgtagccgtccgcgactttgccgttgttatgctcaatttgaaagaactttcaccataacaaccccttgagaaatgctatcgtagccttctcatctgcatatagtacttagataaataaataaatattttttcaaaaagaaaaggattcaaagataaagattaggggaattttctggtcaccagtggtgagaaaaggtatttatagtagccacatttttttctagtcgccactacatttgtaaaacaggtaactaaccaacaaagtagtatttaatttagcactaaaatataaatattatcagttcaaataaaggttaatgtaactaattagtggcattaatgtttattgtacaatcaagtattaactatgcaaagaggatctagtttcatttttaagaatgttttctgctaactcggatggggttggggagagtggcaaacaggcagaggaagtgaaagaatttcgccaaccgataactagttagtccccacttttattcggcactcgatttttcaaatttattaagtaggatcatccatttttaaagaatattttttggttagaatttggagttcatttcgttaaaattcagtgtggtcatgcaggctatcttttttttccttccttttttgatattatcaattttcaataacgaacatttttctaaaaataaaacgaatttataaatttatttattgcaaatattcattcattcgttaatttttcctagatgagatcaggaaccgtattaatggggaaaaaaatcttcgtttcaaaaattaattttagtgcgaatgcaaataaattaatatcacaagcgggattgcaaaatgccgcgccttttacactgagttatttttcttttacctatgtagtcaagactcaagagggaaagaactagaatttccttggaagggtctgtaaaaagctgcggtttcatttcgccgtcagctattacctccttcgactactctgcacagcaggggagcgtccggtctgtccccttgcaaaatgtgacaggtcaccaTGATCCACACTCtcatcggccaccgctcgttctattggttgttgaagtgtcaatcacttcactgatgaacattgctttcgtttaaagaaaaagcccattttcaagcgagatcgtttttctttcccactgaagagcagccttaagctgatgcgccggctatATATAGGAGCCTTACTCCAAACTAAGGCCGGTATCCGGTCCTGCGGTGGAGTGGGTATATTTACTGCACTGGGCTATCTCGTGTTTATTATAAACACTAACGATAGTTTTACATAagaaatctttttgaaaaaaaatcttaattcgactttttaaaagtattaataaaaCATCAATGTTCGACtcaattttaatttgtaacaGTAACTTAGTTTTACTTTATGACATGCACAAAATAAAGCGGTAATCTGGATCTAGACATACCGCCAGTTCGCCATTTGATGATTCCTAATCTACACAGCAAGCAAGTACTATACCTGCTAGCAACGGTGTTTCCTCTAAGGTTGAATTTCATGTAATCGCCTCCATAGATATCTTTAACTAGTTTGTCGACTTTCGTGCTATCTCCTTGTTCTGCAAGGGAAATTGCTTCTTCAAACGTGTCACAACCTGTCAGCAAGCAGCATAGTCCTAAAAAGGTTCCACCTCCCaaactgaaatgaaatataataaataaataaataaatattgtcaaATGTTTTAAGCTCAatatcttaatatttaagcaacaGTAGTTTCTCAAAAGAAGGTCTAAACTTTGCTTCAACTAAAGCATTCCCACATTTATTGAGTTTTAGAAAATGACCACTTCTAAGAAATCGGAAACGGTCAAATACATGATGgggaaatatgagaaaaaaaactttgcagtTTGTATTCCTGGAGCGTGAGTGGCATAAACTGTAGTGTCTTGGAGGACTGTCCTGTCCAACTGACCTTATAGAGGAATGGAAAAATTATTCTGGTTAACTGTGGAGTCTCCAACTGGATGACCAAATTGACCAGATTGGAGATGACCAGATTGACCATAATGTGCGTCGTTTGAGTTTGGTTGAGGCCACCGTTCACTCCATCTGAGTTGTGAGTTTCTCGAGTTATGTAGATCAAAATCAATAAGACAGAAATCTGCTTTTAGCCGAATAGAAGCAATTAGCAATTACCCTGGTTGATTGAACAAATATAAAAGTTTCTTTGTGGCgtcaactaaaaatttgaaatcaattgaGTTAGGTACTGAATTTAagaatattgttttgaaaatgtataacgataataatgtttcaaagcatttagaAGAAGTTAAATCAGTCACTTAAAACTTTTTGGCACTAACGAAAGAATAACATCAAACCTCACCTGGTGCCTGTAACTCTTTTGTACTCATTCTCTGAATAAACTGCCAGTATGCTGACTCCAGACCCAATGTTAACCACCAGGAATGGATACGGAGAACTGAAATCGAATGGAACTTTTTTACAGCGATCGTCATCAACAGGATCGCTCCAATAGTAACATTCGCGGAAATTGTTTTGCTCCACGTATTGGATGCCGCGAATCAGGGAATCCATCTCATCGAACTTGTGAATCTTCTGAAAAATTTCCTGTtgccaaggaaaaaaaacatttcaaaataaaccctacagtttcaaaaaaagtagAACAAAATTCTATAtgaatatacataaacatttaaattcatcGAGAACAGTTTAATGAAACTCAACATGTGGAAATCATGTCCAACTCTCAAGAAGTTGTAAAATAGTCATTTGCAACATGAGtatgattttttatgaaaacaagagcTGCagttcacattttctttaaaatataagcgtttttttttcactaaaaattacaagttttttcaacttttttttactaCAATATCCAGAGTTTCCAATCAACTTTCGTGAAACTTGCAGAAATATTGACAACACGCAAAATAAACATTATACTCGAAATGgaaatgcacacacacacgcatagaaTAGTATCTACTGAACCTTGTTAATCTATTTTCATACTTTCATAGAGTGACAAATTAGTTGAAAAAACTAGAAAAGTGATTACCTTTTGGAAGTCCTGTTCGAACTTGTACGCTCCACCACCAGTGGCGCATACTGTGCTGGATACTGGAGCAATTTGTTTGCTTTTAACCAACCTTAGGAAAGCGCTCATTTCGCTGGTTGGAAATCGTATGAAGTGGAGAGATCCGTGGAGGTTATTTACCATGACATTGTCCATCTATAAGTGGATGAAATAATACGAATGTAGCATTTctcggaaaaaatacacacatgcAGCTATACTCTGTTCAGCGAAAAGGTGGACAGAAATGAACAAATCAGTGGGCAGAAAGTTGGCTACATTGGGAATTTTCTCTGTATAGCAAAAATGATCATGCCAAACGCGGTTGCCACTGTTAAATGGagtatttctgtatttaaatcAAGTCTATCTTTTTCGTGAACGTAGTACAGGCAAACTTCTATGATTTTTCGCTATCCTTAAAACAAAATCAACTATaggttgattttttaaatttaaaacacagcttttttttaagatttcattttttcttcgaaTTTTCTCATTTCTAACTGAGAAaacttttggaatatttttttttaacattctctATTTACTTGTAAtatttatcatcatcatcatcaagcTAGGACTAGTAAAGAAGTACCGTTGAATGATTAATATAAGATATAATCAGTGTTGCAACTTTTAATATTAGCTTCAAATTTATAGAAATTCAAAATACCATAACTCATCGATGAACTATCACATTTGTCCTGAGAAAACAGAAAGTGCGATATAATTGAAGTCATTGCAAATAATGATTAGTGATTCATTTATAACAGTGGTTCCCGAAATGGCCCAGAAGGACTCCAGGGgttcatgtaaaataaaaaaataaaaaaaataaaaaaaaaaggtgaggaaTGCATGAGATGCAAATAGAAGTCCACGAGCCTAGATCCCATAAAAGCAATTTATTGCAGAAATTTAGGCATTCTACAAGTGTTATATAGAGcaccaaaaaagaatttttactcaTGTATACTTACAGAATACATTTTAATCTAataaaaatacaacattttacaTGACAGAAAAATATACACCTTTTTGGATAGCATAGACTGTGttcatcattcatttttttcatataaaattatatacatatgtGTCAAAGTACATCATCTTCGTTCTTCAGTAGAGAAAAACGAATCGTTTTCGTACACACACTAATTATTGAAGCACAGTGCAATCTGACTGAGAATCGTATGGATTAATCGGCACAACGGAAGCTACGAACATATCGGACTCCGTATCGAGTCCCGGTCAAAACGTTTCAAGTATATCCACAACAGAATTGTACATTTTAATGGTTAAAATAGATTATAAAAATCGAGAACACTAAACAATACTCAAAATGCTTTGGTTTTTTACAATCGCTTCACCGGTTGAACTGTTGATAATCAATAGCTCTGCTCAACGCAGTGCACGCAACcacggacaacgagaaagaaagaaaaagcgagAAAAGTGCATATGCGaattttcgtcacacaaaaaacaactacgtcacttccgtcacaatAACGTTTGCTGATCAGAACTTCAATGCTctcacataaaaagtttcacttcaaaaacaaAACGTGAATTCTTACTTGTAAGTGCACGTCCCTAGTACCAGTGTTGCAGTAAGCAGCCCTGCCCTTCACGAACTGCTTCAGGTTTTGGTGGGCTTCCGATTCGTCGGAAGAGTCTGTGGGCTCGAAATAGACGACTTTGACCAGGCTGCCACCAATGTCGATTCCAAACAGAGGTGTGCCTGAAACAAGAAAAGCAAAATGAATTGGaatttcaaaattatcataaataatTGAGAAGGATCTGAAATCAGAAATTAACTCAAAAGAAACTCATTAGGCTCAAGTTAAACTCAAAGATACTCGTAGGCATGTTTAAAGAgaggtataaaaataaattttatacgtATATGCAATACATAAATAAGACAAATGAAGGAAACAAACTACCAATAAAATTAGCTGAtgtccaaaaaattaaaaattaatttgaattttgacatctggaattcaaattacgtttttcgcaatcacgagtgtgtgtgtgtgtttatgtatgtgtgggggtatgtgtgtttgtgtgtagggtggtatgtgcatgcgtgtgtaggcatgtgtgtttatgtctgtgtgcagttatgagtgtttgtgtgtggggagggtatgtgtgtaggcatatgtgtttgtgtctgtgtgcaggcatgagtgtgtgggtagttgtgtgtatgtgtgtgtgtgtgtaggtatctgcatgtatgcgtgtgtgtatgtgtttttgtatgtatgtgtaggtgtctgtatgtatgcgtgtgtgtatatgtttgtgtgtgtatgtgttttgtatgtatgtgtaggtgtatgtgtgtgtaggtgtgtacaTGCGGGTGTccgtgagtgtgtatgtgtgtgtgtgtgtgagtagttgtgtatgtatgcgcgtgtgtgttggacatggatgcaacctggagacggctttcgctataggagcagcatcgtgaggagccggtcgagggtgatggtgcggagggtggcggtgggaaaataaaatgataggacgccaaaaacagtctaacgagaacaataagcaatcgtgattgctcaaaaaaaaaaaaaatgatgctggGTAGTAgactcatttatttttaaacgaaCTTCTTGTAAAAATTTTTCTCTGCAATAACCAtaaccagggttcgaaaatatccgacaTTTTCAATTAACACAaacaaagtcttcaaaatagtaaatgcacacTCAAATCACTCTTTACTTTCTTGTATTATAATGACAATATGTAGACTTacaattaaggtttctttcattttttatctaatatttcattctacatttctatcaattttaaatgGAGTTAATTtggcattagctgttttactcatttttcttctgttagttacttttgcacagttatatgattcagaaataaatatgcattagtcagtccagtcataagacattttctttcttctgagcaatgtttaatatttaattaattatttttaatatgagttaaaattgttatattactaataattttatgaatataaaatacaagtaaaaaagaaatatattactttgctgtattaataatgtattaatacatcataaaaatatagtaaataaatttttagttatttttaataataaattaacaatattactatcactaatatacttttttttattgaaaataccgtagttgaaaaaataaatatcgaaaatatcaaaatagcatgaaattttcaaaataaatatcggatatatatcgtgatgtatatcatgatatatatcgaccgatatatatcggcgaaccctgccaTAAACGGAAACATCAAGGAAGGCAGCCTTTCTGCATTTAGCATAACCCATTGACGAACAGAACGCATCTCATATCTGACTGTGGCTCAATTTACAACAATTTACTGATTATGACCATATTACCAATTGTGACATTCTATACTGATTACGACTTTGTTACTGCACCAGTATATGTTTAATCATTCTTATCTCGAATcaagattgtttttgaaaaatgtgctgTTTCTTAAacgttaaataacttttaatcattttgtaattaattatccttattatttatgtttttaagtaACAccgttttttcttcaaaattgtacttaaaaaaaatcatttatatgtttttcttcaaatttcaatcaaccttaattatgtacacaaaatgttgattttgatggtgttactgtattttgagttgtcaaaatttcaatcaagtcagctgttgttcAGGGTTTCTCTGTTGGACGGCAatggaaagtcactccacatctcccgccaaaaccgagaaggtcttgttaccattcgggggagaagtggagagagagagagagagagagaataaagcGACTAACATAAAGACAATAGACAAATGTAAAGAATTCGAAGTTAGAGACTTTGCATTTGacttctaaagtgcagaaaaacttcaaactattttgaagccacggatacaaatgacgatgtttttcggaTCCCACGTTCCTCGAAACCAATAACAAGAAAGAGAAAATAGAGAGAAAGACAGTTAAAATCAAATAat
Encoded proteins:
- the LOC129223687 gene encoding pantothenate kinase 3-like codes for the protein MDLCLLHADAPTVIVDQRRASWAASSSMETSKKLFKTLGNCGVRMNTVKESICTNSENTHRTPLFGIDIGGSLVKVVYFEPTDSSDESEAHQNLKQFVKGRAAYCNTGTRDVHLQMDNVMVNNLHGSLHFIRFPTSEMSAFLRLVKSKQIAPVSSTVCATGGGAYKFEQDFQKEIFQKIHKFDEMDSLIRGIQYVEQNNFRECYYWSDPVDDDRCKKVPFDFSSPYPFLVVNIGSGVSILAVYSENEYKRVTGTSLGGGTFLGLCCLLTGCDTFEEAISLAEQGDSTKVDKLVKDIYGGDYMKFNLRGNTVASSFGNMNSKERRSAASQADLARATLVTITNNIGSIARMAALNEGIQRVVFVGNFLRVNTISMKLLAYAMEFWSRGSLKALFLEHEGYFGAVGCLQELMRSP